DNA from Methanobacterium formicicum:
TTTGATTTGCATCTTGTAAACACTGATATTTTTTTCTTTTCCTATTTCAATGATTTTTTTACTATTTTCTATATCAGCCATTGCACCCAAATAGATCGCTTTTGGTTTAGGAACAGGTAGATATATTGATTTATATTTAACATTTTTATAAGGAAAAACGTACCTCCATTCTTTTTCATAAGCCCAAACTTTAGACTTAATCAAAGCATTATAAAAAATAGCCATATTATTAGCTTTTGTAGTTGATTGAGGAAGTGCTAATCCTTTTAAAATATCTTCGGGTCGAATTTTGCCCATATATTTTTTTAAGACATTGTCAAATTCTTTATTAGAATCCGGCATGTAATCTTTCATATCAAAAATAGCTTCCTGATAAATAACAGGAAAAATGAAACGTGTTACTTGATTATCTAATCCTAATTCTTTAAAATCATATTCGACACAAAAACCTTTATGTTGATCTGAATAATGACTCCACATCAAAATGGATTCATATGTTTCACTAAAACAAGTTACATGAATCTTATTTTTTAAACCAAAATCCAAATAACCCTCTTTAAAATCCTTTTTTTCATTTTTAATACATTCATCACGTTTTTCTAACGATATATCTGGTTTAGTTTTCATACAAAGAAACTTAGCTAAATGATGAATAATATCGTTTTTTCCTCTTAGTTTAAAGAATTCCTTATTTGATACCTTAAACCCTCTTTGTTTTAATTCATCAAAAATATGTTTTAAAAGAACATTTCTAATATAGTCCTCATCTAAATCTTTCGAAGCCATTTTTAAAGCACAATCAAAAGG
Protein-coding regions in this window:
- a CDS encoding DUF2971 domain-containing protein — translated: MASKDLDEDYIRNVLLKHIFDELKQRGFKVSNKEFFKLRGKNDIIHHLAKFLCMKTKPDISLEKRDECIKNEKKDFKEGYLDFGLKNKIHVTCFSETYESILMWSHYSDQHKGFCVEYDFKELGLDNQVTRFIFPVIYQEAIFDMKDYMPDSNKEFDNVLKKYMGKIRPEDILKGLALPQSTTKANNMAIFYNALIKSKVWAYEKEWRYVFPYKNVKYKSIYLPVPKPKAIYLGAMADIENSKKIIEIGKEKNISVYKMQIKPSEFKLESNIILKR